One Dromiciops gliroides isolate mDroGli1 chromosome 3, mDroGli1.pri, whole genome shotgun sequence DNA segment encodes these proteins:
- the CXCR4 gene encoding C-X-C chemokine receptor type 4, whose amino-acid sequence MSSNSGDDLDSFTGFIIELHDNSSTDAFGSGDYEGKEPCFPHENADFNRIFLPTVYSIIFLTGIVGNGLVIIVMGYQKKLRSMTDKYRLHLSVADLLFVITLPFWAVDAAASWYFGNFLCKAVHVIYTVNLYGSVLILAFISLDRYLAIVHATNSQRPRKLLAEKVVYLGVWLPAVLLTVPDIIFANTSEANGRYFCEREYPHDNWLISFRFQHILVGLVLPGLIILTCYCIIISKLSHSKGHQKRKALKTTVILILAFFACWLPYYIGISIDTFVLLEVIKQDCDFDSTVHKWISITEAVAFFHCCLNPILYAFLGAKFKTSAQNALTSVSRGSSLKILSKGKRGGHSSVSTESESSSFHSS is encoded by the coding sequence TCCTTTACAGGCTTCATCATTGAGCTTCATGATAACAGTAGTACAGATGCGTTTGGCTCTGGTGATTACGAAGGCAAAGAACCCTGTTTCCCGCATGAAAACGCGGATTTCAATCGCATCTTTCTACCTACTGTGTACTCCATCATCTTTTTGACCGGCATTGTGGGCAATGGCTTGGTTATCATTGTCATGGGTTATCAGAAGAAGTTGAGAAGCATGACTGACAAGTACAGGTTACACCTATCAGTAGCTGATCTTCTATTTGTTATCACTCTGCCTTTTTGGGCAGTGGATGCTGCTGCTAGCTGGTACTTTGGAAATTTTCTGTGCAAGGCAGTGCACGTCATTTATACAGTCAACCTCTATGGAAGTGTCCTGATTCTGGCTTTTATTAGTTTAGACCGATACCTGGCAATCGTTCATGCAACCAACAGTCAGAGACCAAGAAAGCTGCTGGCAGAAAAGGTGGTGTATCTAGGTGTGTGGCTACCAGCTGTCCTCCTGACAGTTCCTGATATCATTTTTGCCAACACAAGTGAAGCTAATGGAAGGTACTTTTGTGAACGGGAGTACCCTCATGACAACTGGCTGATTTCTTTCCGGTTTCAGCATATCTTGGTTGGACTTGTTTTACCTGGCCTGATTATCCTGACCTGTTACTGCATTATCATTTCCAAGTTGTCACACTCAAAGGGTCACCAGAAACGGAAAGCCCTGAAGACAACTGTCATACTTATCCTGGCTTTTTTTGCCTGCTGGCTGCCTTATTATATTGGGATCAGTATAGACACATTTGTTCTCCTGGAGGTGATCAAGCAGGACTGTGACTTTGACAGCACAGTACACAAATGGATCTCCATCACAGAGGCAGTGGCCTTTTTTCATTGTTGCCTGAATCCTATTCTCTATGCCTTCCTCGGTGCCAAATTTAAAACCTCTGCACAGAATGCACTGACATCAGTTAGCAGAGGCTCAAGCCTTAAGATACTTTCAAAGGGCAAGAGGGGAGGACATTCATCTGTTTCTACTGAGTCAGAATCTTCAAGTTTCCACTCCAGCTAA